The DNA sequence GCTCACCATTCAACTCACTAATGATATTAATGGCAACTGCAGCACCGTGACCGGCAGTTATGATTGTATGAACACTTACACCCGCAACAGTACCAGCTGCCCAAACACCATCGACACCTGTTTTTCCATCATTATCAACTTTTACAATTGTTTTAATGCGTGGTTCAGTTCCATCAATTAAAGTCACGCCGAGCTTTTCAGCAACGTCAGTTAAGACACCAGTTGCTAACAGGACATGCTTCGTTTCAAATGATTGTCCTTCAGTTTCAACTGTAAACCCTTCCGCAGATTTCTCCACATTTGTTACTGCTTG is a window from the Evansella cellulosilytica DSM 2522 genome containing:
- a CDS encoding FAD-dependent oxidoreductase encodes the protein MYDVIIIGAGPAGASAALFTAKAGKKTLLVDSDKSLTKRAWVENHYGVDGIEGPTLLETGKKQAVKHGAEFVGQAVTNVEKSAEGFTVETEGQSFETKHVLLATGVLTDVAEKLGVTLIDGTEPRIKTIVKVDNDGKTGVDGVWAAGTVAGVSVHTIITAGHGAAVAINIISELNGERYVDHDLLS